A window from Salvia miltiorrhiza cultivar Shanhuang (shh) chromosome 2, IMPLAD_Smil_shh, whole genome shotgun sequence encodes these proteins:
- the LOC131012562 gene encoding protochlorophyllide reductase-like: protein MALQAASLFPSTLCISKENKGIAIKETSLFGAALPAGIKAEFSPSFHKQELRKKLSNGAIKAQTAATAPATNQASSERKKTLRKGSVIITGASSGLGLAAAKSLAETGKWHVIMACRNFLKAEQAAKSAGMAKENYTVMHLDLASLDSVRQFVETFRRSEMPLDALVCNAAIYLPTAKEPTFTAEGFELSVGTNHLGHFLLARLLVHDFKKSDYPLKRLIIVGSITGNDNTLAGNVPPKANLGDLRGLAGGLNGVGSSSMIDGGEFDGAKAYKDSKVCNMLTMQEFHRRYHEETGISFASLYPGCIAETALFRNHIPLFRILFPPFQKYITKGYVSEKEAGDRLAQVVSDPSLSKSGVYWSWNRTSASFENQLSKEASDAEKARKLWEVSEKLVGLA, encoded by the exons ATGGCTCTTCAAGCAGCTTCGTTGTTTCCCTCTACTCTCTGCATTTCGAAAgag AATAAGGGAATTGCAATAAAAGAGACATCTCTGTTTGGAGCTGCGCTGCCGGCAGGAATTAAAGCCGAATTTAGCCCATCTTTTCACAAG CAAGAGTTGAGGAAAAAGCTATCAAATGGAGCAATCAAGGCACAAACAGCAGCCACAGCTCCGGCCACAAACCAGGCATCCTCGGAGAGGAAGAAAACCCTACGCAAGGGCAGCGTGATCATCACCGGTGCATCGTCGGGGCTAGGCCTTGCCGCCGCCAAGTCCCTCGCCGAGACCGGGAAATGGCACGTGATCATGGCGTGCCGGAACTTCCTCAAGGCCGAGCAGGCCGCAAAGTCGGCCGGCATGGCCAAGGAGAACTACACCGTGATGCACCTCGACCTCGCCTCCCTCGACAGCGTCCGTCAGTTTGTCGAGACCTTCCGCCGCTCGGAGATGCCGTTGGACGCTCTAGTGTGCAATGCCGCGATTTATCTCCCGACCGCCAAAGAGCCGACTTTCACGGCCGAAGGGTTCGAGCTGAGCGTCGGCACCAACCATCTCGGCCATTTCTTGCTCGCCCGGCTGCTCGTCCACGACTTCAAGAAGTCGGACTACCCGCTGAAGCGCCTCATCATCGTTGGCTCCATTACAG GGAACGACAACACCTTGGCTGGGAATGTGCCTCCGAAGGCGAATCTCGGGGATCTGAGGGGCCTGGCCGGAGGTCTGAACGGCGTCGGCAGCTCCTCCATGATCGATGGTGGCGAGTTCGACGGAGCAAAGGCCTACAAAGACAGCAAGGTTTGCAACATGCTGACGATGCAGGAGTTCCACAGACGCTACCACGAAGAAACCGGCATCAGCTTCGCCTCGCTCTACCCCGGCTGCATAGCCGAGACCGCTCTGTTTAGGAACCACATTCCTCTGTTCAGGATTCTGTTCCCACCATTTCAGAAGTACATCACCAAGGGCTACGTCTCGGAAAAAGAAGCCGGAGACAGGCTTGCACAG GTGGTGAGCGATCCGAGCCTGTCGAAGTCGGGGGTGTACTGGAGCTGGAACAGGACGTCGGCCTCGTTCGAGAACCAGCTGTCGAAAGAGGCGAGTGATGCGGAGAAGGCGCGCAAGCTGTGGGAGGTGAGCGAGAAGCTCGTTGGGTTGGCTTGA